The following are encoded in a window of Candidatus Brocadiia bacterium genomic DNA:
- a CDS encoding YdjY domain-containing protein, giving the protein MRYYLPLLVLVLVFFGHIFAEDNPAKDNKPDRAEQSGGSLSPTALSAVTPTAETEILTLSAGERVIFNIIRDDKGVVKDKRIDRIEVDGVLANPSWPLEFYACAENSGKEHETLVIMFCKPQNLHLGLILMGLKEEPDEQSLQAFGDPKLPGGDIVQVFIAWQDKDNKPVIYAAEDLIINNITKKQMPRIGWAFTGSKFVDDIDYDTGRPTGQKIYQANYSKTVMATWHDSTAILNDPTSGGHYSPYTEILPERGTRVVVTFKVPDEKELVQLRKNLEEEMKLRKQLEEEYKKKQEEEKSKSQVPNPK; this is encoded by the coding sequence ATGAGATATTATCTGCCGTTGCTGGTCCTGGTGCTGGTTTTTTTCGGCCACATATTTGCTGAGGATAACCCGGCTAAGGACAACAAGCCTGACCGAGCTGAGCAGTCAGGCGGATCGCTCTCGCCCACCGCTTTATCAGCAGTCACTCCTACTGCCGAGACCGAGATTCTGACCCTGTCGGCCGGCGAGCGGGTGATTTTTAATATTATTCGAGACGATAAGGGCGTGGTAAAAGACAAGCGAATAGACCGCATCGAGGTGGACGGTGTGCTGGCCAACCCGTCCTGGCCGCTGGAATTCTACGCCTGCGCCGAAAACAGCGGCAAGGAGCACGAAACGCTGGTAATAATGTTCTGTAAGCCGCAAAATCTGCATCTTGGGTTGATCCTTATGGGGCTCAAAGAAGAGCCGGACGAGCAGTCGCTCCAGGCGTTCGGCGACCCCAAACTGCCCGGCGGCGATATCGTCCAGGTCTTCATCGCCTGGCAGGATAAGGACAACAAGCCGGTCATTTACGCGGCCGAGGATTTAATCATCAATAATATAACAAAGAAACAGATGCCCCGGATCGGCTGGGCTTTCACCGGATCCAAGTTTGTAGATGACATTGACTATGATACCGGCCGGCCTACCGGACAAAAGATATACCAGGCTAACTACAGCAAAACCGTTATGGCCACCTGGCACGATTCCACCGCCATACTCAACGACCCCACCTCAGGCGGGCATTACTCGCCTTACACGGAAATCCTGCCCGAACGTGGTACCAGGGTGGTGGTTACCTTTAAGGTTCCAGACGAAAAAGAGTTGGTTCAGCTCAGGAAAAACCTCGAAGAAGAGATGAAATTACGTAAACAGCTCGAGGAGGAATACAAGAAGAAACAGGAAGAAGAAA